The Brassica oleracea var. oleracea cultivar TO1000 chromosome C6, BOL, whole genome shotgun sequence genomic interval AGACATGTCGGTTTGCCGTTCATGGCAAATACATACATTTGATGCATTCTTTATATTCTCCTGTCCATAGCAAAATTATTGCATAGAGATTACTTTTACCACAGTTGTTATTTGAATATGTGAAGATGTATTAGTCCTTGTTGCGGTTTTGTTTCATTGTCAAAATTGTTTTTTTTTCCTAATACTAATTCTTTAATCTCTCATATACTGACTTTTACAGTCATCGATCTGAAATAAACTGAATGGTTTTACGATATTTTAAATTCTCTATTTTACAATTAAAATAAAAGTAAAGAAAAACACATTGGTTAAAATTTAATCGTATGTTTAAACAAAATCTTGGACAGGGGTCTATCTTGGAACTTCTATGTACGCAGAACCAAGTAAATTATAAAGTTCTCTTTTAATTTTTCTATACTATCATCTATGTATACTTTATAACATTTAATTTCTTAAATTACCTCTTTATATATTTAGCATGCACATTTGACTATTTTTCTATGACGTTTCCATTTCTGAACTAAGTTTTTGTTTAAGAAAAACATATAACACAATTATACTATCAAAGCAACATCATTCACAATTTACATTTATTTCGTGTCAGTCCATTAGATGTCAAATGAGAGCGGAATTTTGGTCTTGAAAGGAGACACTTTGTTCATATTATTCTTGAGATTATGTGATTAGTATGAGAAAGCGTAATTGGCTGCCTTTGAAAGTGGGCCATCAAGTATTAACTTTCAAGTAGCCGAGTTTTGTTATCTTATTATATTAAAGGCCCTTTGTATTACGGCAACAACAGAGTTTGACGAAGAGTGTATAAAATTTGGAAGACTTCTTACCATGGCTCAAGCTTCATTTGTAGCGTTGGTTCAGAACCAGATAACATAAAAGAGATTAACAGCATGTATACTGGTTCTAAATTTTCTCATTAGAGATTATGGTTCTAAATCTTCTGTTACAACTGTTGTTGTTGCTTTGTTGCTGGACATTTCCAAAACCCATATGAACAATACTTTGTATATCATTTTCCCACTATCCATATCTGAAAATCAAAACAGAAAACACATAAATATTTGAACATGTTGGGTTTACAATACATCTCAGGAATCTATGACACTATCTACTAATTACCTTAGTTTGAACAAATCCATAGTTCGAGAGGAATTACGTGTCTGAGAATCTAGGCATGTTCTGGGCAAGAGAATAGTATCCTAACGGAAGTCTTTGCTCTGAGCAAGCAATTGCGTAAATCATATTTTCTTTTACCTTTATGGATAAAGCAGCATTACGGTTAGACTTCATCCTTGGATTTATTGTAGCCAGCTTCATGTACAATAGCTGAAGAAAAACAGAACAAATGTTTCAGATCTTAAGAAGAATTTAAATCCAGTTTTAAAGCAATATTTCATACAAAATGTAATTATACCTCAACTTGTCTCTCTAAGGACTGCACATAGTTTATGATTTTATCAAGTGAAACTGCTTTCCCTGTTATCCGGCTGGAACCACGAACCAGATCCTGAAGTAAAGTCAGCATCTCGCTGATCTTTTCTCTTCTTACCTGATAACCAAACACAAACATCAACATTTCTGAAGGTAGTAGCACACTTTCAGCGAGGCGGTGGCTATTTGCTGGCTGACCCCTTCTAGCTCTAACATGAATGTAATCTTTGGCTGGCTCAGGAGGCTTTGTATTGTCCTTATTGGTATATTTATCATCACACTTCTCTATTAAGTTTTTACTGCTTCCAGCTTCTTCATGCTTGCTTCTCTTGGATTTAACAATTCCTCCTGAAACCTGATCACAAACCCCAAATCAACATCTCAAGGACATATCTTGCACTAAACTAAAACTCATACTCTCTTATACATACATCTTATCTATAAAGAAGAACAGAGGCAAGAGAGATTGTGAAATAAAAAAAAAAACTTTGAACGGTAAACAATCGTAAGAGCTGTAAGACATAAGCGACAATCACTTTGCTTCAGATGAAGGGTATGAATTGCATAAATTACTTGTAATAGAAGCACTGCTTGCCTCTGCTCTGCAAAAGTTATTTGCTTGATAAGACTGTGAGTAAGAAAGTGATGAACCACATCTTTTTATACATAAACCACACCACCTCTGAGCTTGAAGAATGCTTTGAATACACATTGAATACACATAATGGGGGGGGGGGCGAATTGAGTGGATTAAACACGAACTCTTAACTCGGAGCGTTTCGTATGGTGAGTGAAAGCTGAAACCACATCGACTCGCCGTCAAAGGATGGGGGATGCGACTTTGGTTTTCTTGTCCGGACTCCGGAGAACATTAGGGTTAGAGACGACTTATGTTATATCGGGCTGGCTAAGGAACAAACTCAGCAGCCCGAAGCCCAGATAAAGAACACACAAACGAAGCCCACTAACGAATAGAGTTAATGAAAATGAAGCGTTTAGCAGGAGCGGACGCGTGGCGGCTGGAGGACGCTCGACTTTCATACGTGGAGGGTGATGTGGACGAACGTGAGAGAAGAAAACATGATTTTATATATATAGATAGATAGATAGATAAACACATCGCTTTAGTGAATCTAAACTAGAAATTAATGACATTATCCTAAAAATATAGGTATAATTTGAAAATATACTATTTCTGATTTATAATTTGAAAAAAAATCTCTTTTTTTTTAAACTATACTTTCTTACATGTGATAAGATATTTTTATCCTAATTTTACTTAAAACTAAAATTAAGAAATCATTTAAAATTGAAATGATTTATGCTTGAGATGTTGGGTCCAATTGGTATTGGCTGTAGCTTTGAAAAATTTGCTGTAGAAAAAGATCTTTAGATTTTTTGCGGTGGTTTTAGATTTTATTGCTGTAAAATTTTATGGAAAGCTCCAAAAAAAATTGCTCTGAATTTTTGGCTCTACAGAACACTTATACAGCTGTAGGTTATTTCAAGAGGTTTGATTTTGAATTTTTTTTTATTAAAACTTGATTGTTGTGAATTTAGTGCTGTAGAAATAAATGAGGATGTTGACAGCACATACATCCGCTACCAGCCACACCCGATATATGTTTAAATTAAATACATATTAATAATGAAAAATACAATTTTATAAGTTTTCTAAGATATTTAAATATGTTTTATTAAATTTTCAGTTTTCATAGTTAGAAAATTCGTAAAACAGATCACAATCAAATTTATAGTCCTCAATCAGACGATTTTTTTAGCAATTTCTATTAGATCAACATTAGTAATTTAACTTTGTTATACGTTCCATTTATGATTGAATACGATTGTGTATAATGTCTGATCCTTTTCTATAAATGTCATCTAGATTTTATTTTGATGAAATTTCTACCATGATTATTACATTTTGCATGTATTTGCTATACCCACATTTATGTTTTAAGAATCTCTTATATTTTGAAGAATTGTCTAAGATTGAAATTTTATTATGTTTTCTTTGTTATTCGTCCATCTCTTATAGTGGTGGTTGTTATTTAAGACATAGTAAAACATATGGAAAAAAGAAGAGAAAATTGGTGTGCATAGCCGTAGAACCATTCTATATTGGCAAACTACCCTTCACTTTTCTCATCTATTTTATATTCTGGAATTGTCCCTAAATTTTATGGAACTCTACTCCATAGGCTTCTGCACGCGTTAGACAAGTGGCCCTCTTAGTTGTCTCTCTCATATTCTCTTTTACCTTTTGTCATTTTTTCTCTTGCTTTTCTTTCATCTACCTTCCCTTAAGAAACATATTCTTTGTTTTTAACTTTAGTCTCTAATTATTATACAAACCTATATGATTCCACATCCAACACATTTTTAATTTTTACCAGATATTTCATATATGGCTTTAAATCTCCTTACGAATCCGGTGCCGGCAATGTTGATTTCCTCAGTTGGTGGTTAAATATAAATACAAGGTACAATCTTAATTATCTCTCACCGATACTGCATAATTCAATTCCAAATCCTTTTTCATTTTCAGTTCCCAATAACAAAAATGTTCCAGCTGATCTTCTATATTTTTGTTTATGTTAACTGATATTTTTATTTTGTTAACACTTATGATGGGCAATATTTACTCACTTATCCAAAATAATAATGTTATATTGGATCTTCAATTTTATCGGTTCTTATTTTTCCACTCTTTCAAATATGTATGTTATGTTAGGTGTTACAACAATGAACCGCTAAATTATAAAATGTTACAAAATTCTTGTCGTTAATTGATACATAGTTTTTTAGCTGATAAATGATTTTATCAATTTATAAATTGTTTGATACATAATTTGTTAGCTGATAAATCGGTCTCGATTTTTCAATTCTTTTTTCGGGTTTTGGATAATATACCGAGGACTATGTGCTTTGTTACGTCTAAACAAAAATCCATACGTTACGGTTACAGATTTAAAGTCCAGAAATGTCTTAAAAGCAAGTCCTAAAAGTCGATGAAATTGGTCCATCCATCGATAAAGATGCTTAAAGTAACGCTTACGTTTCAAGCTGACTTTTTGCGGTTTTGCCGCAGTCAAAAATACGCGGCGACGGTTCGGTATAGTGTCTCGACCCCACTCTGACGCGGTTTCATTATTTTTCCTATTAATTGTTTGAAAGGAATCCGCCAAGAAAACGCTAACCCAGATTCCTTTTAAACAAACGATATATTTACATCTCAGGTTACATTTTTGGGTTTCTCCTAATTTCAACCCTATACTTTTACATATAGATATACAGTCCAAAAGATTTTCAATAAAATGATTTTTAACTATAATTTTATCTATTAAAGTATACAGAAACTATTACAAGGAAATTATAGAACCAAATTTTTTACATAATTATTAGTATTCTCATCTGACTATTCAACTTATATCACACTAGATTATTTTACTAAAAGAGAAAACAACCATAAAAACCTTGAACTTTTAAATTAAAGCCAAAAAAATCTTGAATTCATGTTTGAACCAAAAAAATCTTTAATTTTCTAACATTGGTCATTTTAATTCTCATTTTTTGTTGACTAGGCAATTTTAGAAACCTAAAAAGTCAACTGTTAAATCTGTAGACGTCTGTTAATTCGCTAAACGACGTTTAAAAATTGATTAAATATTAATAAAATAATATCGTTTTACATCCGTAAACATTTAAATCATCCTTTCTTTCGCAAAATCAAAATTTTCTAATTCTCTAATATCTCAATCTTCTAATTTCCAAAAATCCAGAGTAATTGATAATGCAAAAAATGGTTAGGATGATGAGGTTACTTCGGGTTCGTCGTAATGAGAGATCTTAAGGGAAACGTGTTAAAGAATCTACGATTGAACAACAAAATCAAGTAGGAGAAGAAGGTGATAATGAAGATGATAGTAAGACTAATGAAAATGATAATGAGGCTGAGAATAATGGTACCAATATAGAAGAAAATTTTTTAAGTAGTATTTAAAACGATGTCGTTTAGTAAATTAACAAACGTCGTTTACGGTTTAATAGTTGACTTTCCGAGTTTCTAAATTGGCCGAATCAATAAAAAATGAGTGTTAAAATGACCAACATTTAAAAATTGAGGTATTTTTTTGTTCAAACACGAGTTAAAGATTTTTGGCTTTAATTTAAAAGTTCAGAGTTTTATTGTCAGTTTTCTTTATTAAAATCTACACCTAATGATTTTTCTTGTATCTACTACTTTTTAAATATATTTTCTATTTATATGCATAGTTTACATTTTTGGGATTTGAAACCTACATTTCTAAATGTAAAAATATATTAATAAACTCTAAGTCAAACTACTAAAATAAAAAAGCTTCCACAATAAATTTTAAATATGTATCATAATGTTTTTTTATCTGATACTCCAGATTAATTAATTACATATTACAAATGAGGAAAATCTTAATTTATTATGAATATTGACTAAATAATAACTTATGATGGTATAGTAAGATTACAAAGAGGTAAAAGCAAAAGAAAAAAAAAGCTTGAGGAGCAAATATGAAATAAAATAAAACACAGAGCAACAAGGAAGAAAAAAAAGCCCCCCTCAAGATAAGAAAGCTGAGACTTTCTTGCATCGTATAAATACGTCGAGGCTTGAAAAAGTTCATTCATCATCGTTATCGTCTCCAAGTCTCTCCTCTCTATAGGAGGAAGAGAACACAATCTCCAAAGAATGGGGAAATACGCGGAGCTGTTGGATGCAGGCGTGAGAATAGCGGCGAGGTTTCACTCTCACTGTCCTCAGACGGCGCGTCTCTATTACCATCCTCCTTCCGACAACCACCACCATCACGGCGTCACCGACTTAATCGGAGGTGGGGTTTTCAGTGGTTCGGGTCAAGATTCGACCGGGTTGGTAGGTGGGTTAGGAACCGGAACTGCTGCTAGTTGCGGTCTAAAGCCTTCTCAAGGGTATGAAGACGCTAGAGATCTCTTGTTATTCTCTTTTGTCTGATTTATTTCTCCAAAAAAATGAAAAAATAAAATAATTATTATAAATTTTTGATGAGCCAAGTTTTGATTTTGATTTTCTTTTTCTGTTTGCTTTATTGATTGAGACAGCTGTTCTTATGAGGTTCCGTGATACATTTTGTTTCTTGCATGTTCTGTAATGGTACATGTCTTGTTTTGTATTATAACTAAACGATAGAAGAAGACTCATGGATTCAACTGTGTTCTTTACAACCAGATGAGTAAAGATCCACGTCTTTGTTTCGTGTCAAAGAGTTTGGGACCTCTTTACAGTTTCAGCTGACTCCATCCTTTCAACGATCCATACAAAGGTTGAGACTTTTTGAAACCCACAATGTCTTGGATCTCTATGCATGGTGTTACAACTTTGACTTTGTCAGACTCCATTTCCTTCAGATGCTGGCTGCCATAGACGCATGCGCTCAAAGATTTCTTTTTTGGCGCGTCTACCTTTATGTATTCGTCAAAGAAACCTATCAGTTCTACCTTCTTTAGCTCTCTCAGCGCAGCCACCTAACCACAAATAAAACCCCAGTGAGCTATATGATATTAGCTACGAAGAAGGCAAGGTTTAGAGCCATTTTCTCTGATTGAAAGATGGAAAAAGTATGTTCATATGGTACCTCTGCATCTCTACGGTTGAACTTGAGTGTCCCGTTCTGAATCTCTCGCCAGTAAAACATAGATTCCTCGTTCAAATTCTTGTGTTTTTCAAGCTTGATGTCTATCAAAGCTGTTACATTGCTCTGAGGAGTAACTCATGTCAGTTAGTAATGTAGTACTACTTTGGTATACACATGTACTGAGAAGTGATTGCATTGCAGGGGACATCTCTCTTGCAAGTGACTTATAAGAAATGAAAGAACCATCTCACCTTGAATTCCTCATCGCTCATCTCGTAGAGTTTACTCTCAAGGTTCTTGAGTAGTGACTCAACCCTTGAATCAATATGTCCAGGACCCTATAATGCAGTAACAAGAAAGGGTTTATGCAAAGTTTCAATTCACAGAGATAGCAGGCTGATTCTTGTACCTTAACTGAAGACTGGATGATGAACTGTACACCATAGACACCAGAATCATTCCTATGTTACAGAAAAGTGAACACTTTATTTATGTATCAACAAAAACTCATGGGGCACTCTTTAGAATTCCATACCTTTGGGAAAGTGACTTGATGTAACCAAGTTTCTCAACGGTTCTGAGCTGGTGAAAAGTGGCTTGTTTAGCAATAAGATGGAAAAGCTGAAGTTTAATGTTTATGGAGAATTCATCTTGATGAACCTATTAGTGGCAAATGAACTTCTATTAGAACATGGAAAAATCGATATATCAACGTTGACATACCTGAATATAATGCACCAGAGCAGAGTTTTCATTACTAGGGTTTGACCCTTCTTGGCGGTAGATGTATTTCTTTCCGTCTTGGAGTTTAACAACCCTATTTGTCAGCTGGCTGGGAAGGAGAAAACGGTCTGCAAATGGGGGTTGTGTCGTTATAAAGAACATCTTCAATATGTGTGACCATTTCCTCAGCTTCCCTACTCCTAACATTTCCTGAAACGTACATTGTAAATTCTTCAGGACTTAGATAACATGACAGCCACCAAAGAATATAATGCAACATGGAGATATTGTTGATACCTGCTATATAGCATTCAAAGAATGTCCTTGATAACATCATTGGAACAAACTTAGCTAAATCTTCAACTTCCAAGTGAGAAACAGCATCAAAAGCCTCTGTCCATGGCGAGGCCTGATCTTGTAGTACTAGTGAGCAGTAATACTTTGCTTGGTGATCTGGTTGCCGGAACTTGTAATTTTCGTATGCCTTTGTGATCTTTTCCTGTTAAAGGATAGATAACCAGTCAGGTTTAGTAAAATTATGAGTAAAAGAGAGTCTAGAAAGATGGCAGGGTCTAAAATGGTTACCTTGATAACAGAAAATCGATCAGGTTTAACTTCAAAGTTTGCTATCTTTTGAATGATAATTTCCAGAAGAATCCTCAGTTTGTGATTGAAGCCAGCAAGAGTCAGCTAAAAATGAGAAGGAGCAGTTGATATACATGGAAAGTCAATGACCAAAAAGTACAAAGAAATGTGGTGAAACATAAGAATCCTTACACAAAAATATAACTAGACTTCAAAACCATTGTCTGAAAGTCTTAGTCCATAGTGCAGACCAGCTTTCATTGCATTATAAGCTGGAAGATAGAAGCAAAGGATAATGATAGCTAGTGTTCATGAAACAGTAGCAAACTAGGAGTCTTATCATCACTTACTCTTTGAATTGTATCATTTGCTTTATTTTGTAACGCCCAAAAAATCTACATCATATGTAATCTAGAGAATGCCATAGTTGATAGAAAAAATACGGAGATTAACTTACCACATTCATTCAAATAATCCATCAGTAACCGCACAAAAGTATCGGTAAGAGCTGCAGTATCAGGAGAATTGACTGCAAGGGGGCAGTTGAAATCTATCTTAACATATGCTTTTGGTATGGAAAATGTTGTCTCAGGCTTGTACCACAATCTGGAGAAGAGTGACTTCCTCAACAAAACAGGTAAGCCATTCTGTTCCAATTCATAATCATGTGAGATGACTACTTAATAAGTTGAACACTTCAAAAGAGATAGCTTCAAGTAGACTAGTGGAACCAAACCTTGTCCTTATCATCAATTAATGAAAAATTCATAGGAATAAACACATTAGATGCTGGTAGATGCAGCTTTACATTAGGGACAGACTGCATCCACTCCTGAATATATATTTTTAGCACGAATTAATTTTGAACTACCATTAAAGTAGTAAAATCTTAGAGGATAATTACATAAAAAGATGGTACTCTGATTCAGAAACTATGGTTTGTAGATGGAACATGAAACCGAGTCACTTAAGAAAATAAAATTGCAATTGAGTTTGGCGTTGTCAGGAATATTAATATATCAAAAGTAACCTGAATGGTGGATTTGGTTATCTTCTCAAGATAGTAAGCAGTGTTATACCATGGCTCAACCTTGTCAGTTTGCCCTTCAAATTTCTTTGATTCCCAAAAGATTCTGCAAATGTAATGGAATTACTTAAAAGCTTTGACAAAGAGACAGTTTGGATCATGCCAAGAGGACAAGAACACATTATTACCGAACATTGGTAGGACAAAGCTCATCTAGAACCTTTTGTACAGTATCTTGATTAAATTTGGAAGGTAATGCTGAACCAACTAGCCAATCCTTGGTCGGATATATCTGATACATAATTTCAAAGAGAGAACGAGGATTAGGAAGAAGAAAAGTGAAATGTGTAAGTCATGAAATGCAACAACTTCAGTCACATGATCTTGTTTCATATAGGTGGTCAAGTATTGCTTGCCGAGATTGTAACAGAGGTACGCATCTATTCTAATTAAAATGAGAAAGAGAGTATCTACAGAGCAGCTGAAAACAGTATTTATACCTGCATATTTGACGCAACATCTACAACATAAGAAAATGGTTGTATCTTGTCCTGGTAATGAAACTTTGTCTCACAGATAGATGAGAGCTACAAT includes:
- the LOC106300309 gene encoding uncharacterized protein LOC106300309 isoform X1; this translates as MGKYAELLDAGVRIAARFHSHCPQTARLYYHPPSDNHHHHGVTDLIGGGVFSGSGQDSTGLVGGLGTGTAASCGLKPSQGYEDARDLLLFSFV
- the LOC106300309 gene encoding uncharacterized protein LOC106300309 isoform X2 produces the protein MGKYAELLDAGVRIAARFHSHCPQTARLYYHPPSDNHHHHGVTDLIGGGVFSGSGQDSTGLVGGLGTGTAASCGLKPSQG